Within the Nitrospira sp. genome, the region AGGAGCGTCTTTTGGATGGGCTTCAGGTTCAGGCGGCTGTCGAGCCACGTGTAGAGTTTTGAAGCCATGCCGTCATTCGTCCTTCGCACAAGCCCACAAAGGCGCCCCGCCAGCAAAGGCTCCCCGATTGACGATTGACGTCATATTTCGACCTTTTTGGCGAGCCCCGCCTTGAACTCCTTATAGGTGACGAACAGCGTTCCGTCCTCTACCTTGGAGGGCAGCACATCCAGCGGACGCGGTGCCGGCCCTGCTAGCACGTGGCCTTCGATGTCATAGACGCTGCCGTGGCACGGACACTTGAACTCCCGCTCGGAGGCGTCCCAATGATAGCCACAGCCCAGGTGGGTGCACAGCGGGGAGAATACGGTAATGTCTCCGCCGGCCTGCTTGACAGCCCAGACGGCCTTATGTGACTTCGTTTCGACGTAACCGTCCTTGATCGTCGACATGTGATCCAATTGCGTGGGTTGCTCGACCGGCAAACCACCGACGGATCCCACCGCGACCCACGGCTTGTCGCGACGCTTAAGAGCGGGAGAAATCACATAGCCGAGCAGCGGCACCGCGAGTCCAAGGCCGATCAATGATGCGGCCACGCCGGTCACCCAACCAAAAAAAGTTCGGCGGCCTCCGAGAGCTTGCTGACCTTCAACTCCGGCCTCGACCCGATGCTCGGTCGACATTTCGTTCTTGTAAGGTTCCATTCGATGGAAGCAGTTCAGACACGCAGCCTAAGCATTGTCTTATCCGAAATTGGTTTCTCAGTCCAGGGCCATTGCAATGCGCTTGCCTTCGTCGACAAGACGCGACGCGCTTTTCTCCACGTCAGATGAGAGCCCTCACTTCGCCGTCGCTTCAGTCAGGAGCCTTTCGCGCTACGCAATTGTTTCTTTTTCTTCGCTCGCCCAGAATGTTTCCTCGGAAGTCGTGGATCATTATGCGGCAAGCGTGCAAGAGGCGGACCTTCGTGAAGGTGGTCTGTGACGCCCCGGTCTCCCGGTTGCTGCCCCATTGCGCACCAGCGGGAGTCCTAGACCTGTGGAAGTTGTCGCCAGGAAGAGGGCGAAGGCGGTAGAGAGAGGAATTGGCAGCCCGAAGCACGGGCTTCTTCTATTGAGAAGCATGCACGGTATGAGCCGGAGCGTGCTCCCCGCCCTTACCCTGACGTCAAGGACGGGGGGCTACGCCTCAGAACCTGCTTTGTGCTACTTCGGTGCTGCGTTGACCTTCGTGGCCTCCTTAACAGGCGGCTCAATGGTGATATTGGGCCCCTCCACCTTCGGAAGAAGTCCGGCTCCTGGTTTTTCGAGTATCCGCTTGTCCTGACGGTTGATGGACAACTCCTGTTTCACGTGAGCATCCTCCGCGCTTGACGCTTCCGCCAGCGCCTTGTCACCAACGGCATTCGATTGCCCCGCGTCGTTGGCGAGCGACTGACCGCGCACGGGATCGACCGATTTGCCCATTGGATAACCTGGATGCTTCGGAATCATGGACGGATTTGCACCAGCTACCGAGAGGCTGAGCAACACAACACCGAACACAGTGGAGAGAGGGAGTAGAAATCTCATGGCAGCACCTCCTCCTTAGAGAGATGAGTAATGAAAACAGATGGCAGAGGGACCTTGGGGACCTTCAGATTGACTGACGGACTGAAACGTCACACTAGGCTTAAAGGATAGCCTGCGCCCGTGTTGGGCTGAACTAGGAGGAGTCCCAGTTGTCGCGACGAACATCCCGGGCGTCCGTCCTCGCGATAACACGAGGACTAGACTCTCTGGCAGGAGACTATGATGGACCGGCGCGAGTGGAAATCCATAGCCCCGCTGGGCTACCGCCGCTCAATCGCCAAGCGACACGAGTGAGGCAGCCCTATCGCGTACACGACGCAAAGATCTCTTCGCAGTGATAGGCTTCGTAGTCTGCGCCAGCGGGAATCGGCACGAACTCCACCAGGCGGATTGTCTCGTCCTCCACTTCGACGGCGGCTCGGCATCCATGACGCGGAACCCTTGTCATCGTCGTGTGCGTGGTCGGGAATCCCTGTTCCAGCGCGCCGCAGCCCTTGTAGTAAACCAGAACAGCACGTCCGTTCTGTTGAGTCACGTCCTGCGGCTCGCCGGCGCAAGTCACAAGTTCAGTTCGTGTGAGCCCGACCAGAGCGTTGCCTACGACACGGGCCTGTTGCATTTCCGCGGACACGCATCCCGCGGAGCCGATCAGCGCCAACACCAGCCCATAGCTCGCGTATCCCGTCACGTGCTCCGTTCCAGCTTCGTGATACCCACCGCCTTGAGGATCGCCTTTTCGTAAAACGGCTCGCTGACGCCTCGCTTCATTTTGTGAAGGAAATATTTTTCGAGACCGACCTTGGCGAGATGCACCCATTTTCCCTTCTTCGCCCACGTCACGTTGCGCGGCGCCATCTGCGGGAGCGCCACGAAGGCCATCCCGGTGTCACCCATGTCGGCCAGACAAATCGCGTTCCAGGTCGCCGTCTCGCGCTTGGCCTCATTGTCGATATCGGCTTTGATATTGTGCACAGCGGCCGAGACCATCGACTCGATCATATAGCCGGTCTTCGGCGCACCGGTCGGTATCGGAGTCTGTTCGACGGGCGGGATCGCCACGCACACACCGACGGCATAGATGTTCTTGAATTTGGGATTCGCCTGCTTGTCGTCGATATTCACGAAGCCCTTTGGGTTGCACAAGCCGACGGTGGAGGCCACGGCGTCCACCCCGCTGAACGGCGGGATCAACATCGAATAACGGAACGGCACCTCTTGCCCATCCTCTAGAAGGACCTTGCCGGGCTGGATTTCCTTGATGGCGGTATTGTAGATCGGCTTGATCGCGTGCTCGGCGAATTCGTCTTCCATCAGACGTCGTGATTTCCCAACCCCGGCCAGCCCCATATGTCCGACATACGGCTCCGGCGTCACAAAATAGATCGGCACTTTTTTGCGGATCCGTTTCTTTCTCAAGTCGGCATCCAAGATAAACGCCATTTCATAGGCCGGGCCGAAGCACGATGCGCCCTGAGCCGCTCCCACCACGACCGGACCGGGGTCCTTGAGGAAGGATTGGTACAACCCCCAGGCTTGTTCGGCATGATCCACCGTGCAGACCGACTGCGTGTATCCGCTGGGTCCGAGGCCCGCCACCGCCGGAAAATTTAGTTTCGGGCCCGTGGCGATGATCAAATAGTCGTAGGGCACCTCTCCCTTGGCGGTCACGAGACGGTTCTGTTCGGGCTCGATCCGTTCAGCGGCCGCATGGATGAATTCGATGCCTTTTTTTGCCAGGACCGGCGCGAGCGGAAAACTAATGTCCTTCCTCGTCCTCCAACCGACTGCGACCCACGGATTGGACGGCACGAAGTGGAAGTAGTCGACATTCGACACCACCGTCACCTTGTGCTTCTTATCCAGCAGCAGCCGTGCCTCATAGGCGGCCGGCAATCCTCCGATCGACGCACCCAAGATCACGACCCGTGCCATAGCTCACCTCCCTCATTAGGGACTGACTTCATTGGACTGCGGTTGCACATGAGGAGCGGTTACCACCGTGTCCAGCCGCGTTCGACTTGTTCATGCTCTCGTTCTTGGAGCTTGCGTTGGGCACGTATTGATGCCTAGCAGGCTCCATGCCGGACAGTATCCGATCAGGCCTGTAATCAGTGCCACGGCACCGACGATGATTACCCCCCACATCCCGGCCGGAGGCAAATCCGCGAGCATGCCCAGTGCCAAAAACGCGAGACCCAGAACCATCCGAATGGGTCGCTCGATTCCACCAACATTGCAGGTCATACGGCACCCCCTTGTTCACATGCGTGAGAAGGCCATTCTGCGTCGTCTGTCACAATTCGTTTTCCACTCGGACTCGCTCGTACACCATATGAGATTCGACATGATGAAAGGATTCACGCTGCCCGCCCTCACTCCCTCTGACTGCGTATCCCGCTCCCCGTCGCAGTCTCATGCTCAGCTGCAAGGCGATAGAGATCGTGGCAGGTTGTACATCGTGCCGTCATGCTCGAGAGCCGTTGCAACAGCTGCTGTGGGGCCTCTTGGTGCGCAACCGCATCCGCAAGCGCATCCATGTCTTTGTGAATCGACAGGCCCATTTGCTTGAAGGCGAGGGGCAACTTCGCCATGATCGCCGGACTGGTATCGGCCGCCATCTTCATGCCGGCTTCCCTGGCCGCTCTTTCTATCTGGCTGGCGTCGGCCCCCGGTTCACTCAGTCCCCGCACAACCCCGTCCACGGCCTTCAACAGAATCCGCATTTCCCCGAGGATGTGATCCCGTTCCGCCGGCGCCAAGACGATCTCCTGCCTCCCATCACTCCCCGGCCGTGTCCAGCCAGTTACGAATACCCATCCGGCTGCCGCCACGAGAAGCGTCCATAAGACCAGTGCGAGGATGCACAGCGAACGCATGAAGATCCCTCCTGGGCGGGAATGCTCGAAGAGAAGAGCGACCATCATGCCAGAGCGCGACCCTCAGTCGGTGATCCGGGACGGCTGGAAGTGCTTGGTTCTTAAGGCTACCTGGCCGGGATGTGATCGGGCCCTGCCGCGTAAGGCCCCAAGACATTCCGCCTCGTTGGGGCGAGACGCAACAGGGCGAGAACCTCTCTCAAAATTGAGTTGAGAGCCTGACACCGTGACGGAAGACTCCGAGCGGGGACAAGCTTGCGAGCGGTTGGTCCCCCGCCCCACTCTTCCCTCTTCTACGGTGGGAGGGGATGAGTCCGCCAGCCTTCGCGATGGCAGAGACTGAAGCCTGCAGGCCAGCCCCGCTGCTCGTCGCCGATCCGACCTGCTCCTGGGAGGTGACCAGCCAATCCGAGCACGTCAGCCGGCGTGCCCAACATCAACGCATCAGGGCGAGGCTGGCGCGGCTCATCACTCACCAGCCGACCGAGTTTCACGAACACTACTGTTTAGTTAGCAATCTTGAGATAGGTTCTATTCTAAAATCAGAACGCGGCGGATGGTGAAGTCGATCATCCAGTGGATCACGCCGCACCTGCTCCTCTGTCAAGCCGGTCTCGCCTTGAGGGCCTAGGACCTTCACTCTGTCGCAGGAAGCGACAAATACTCCTCTTTCTTCTGTGCCAAATTTCCTCAAGGCCTTTGCTCTGCAGTTTGAGAAAAATTCTTGCCCCTAAGTCTTGAACTCGGCATTCTGATACATTTCAATCCATTGTCAATGCATTTTCCTCCGGCATTCAGGGGCATAATTTATGCCTGTGCTCATTGGGCCAGGAGGCCGATTGCACGGCATAAAGGCTCTAAACTCGCACACTTGTTACTGTCGGCTTTACTCGATTCTCTTCTGCAGCCGGTTCGAAACTCATTGAAGGAGACACTTTGAAGATTGAGGGAGAGCAGTACACGGTGCATGATTCGAGTGGGCACGACGTGCCGCTTCATGTCGACACGAAAACCCATCGCGAAGGCGCGCATTCAAGGTCGGTGACAAGATTGAGGCTCACGTCACGGACAAAGATCATGCTCGGTCTATCGTGCGTTTGACCGCGCCTGGCAAGTGAGAAGCACAGGGCTCGAAGATTATCGAAGGACATATTCTGACCATTGAGGGAGAGTTTTATACCGTCCATGATGAGTCTGGCCATGAGATCCGTTTGCATGTCAATAAAAAGAGCCATCTGGAAGACAAATTCAAAGTGGGGGACAAGATTGAGGCCTATGTCACCGATAAGCCACGAAAAGGATAGAGTGCGGGACCGCTCGATGTCCGAGCGCCGAGGTGGGTCGGCTCTACGCGGCGTTGCACGGACTGAACAAAGTAGTGCGTGGCACTATAGTGATACTGATGAGAGGATTTAGCCTGCTGGCCGTCGTCGTGGTCTTGGGGGTCTCACCGCCAGCGCTCGTGGCCTCGCCCAAAAAGGGCAATACCAAAACCGGTGAGAAACTGTATGTCGCAAGCTGCCAGATCTGCCACGGACCGGCAGGCAACGGCAACCCTGACATGACCGCCTACTATCTGACGCCCTTGCCAGATCTGTCTGCGAAGAAAACTCAGGACAAAACAGATGCGCAATTGCGAAGCATTATCCTGAAAGGACATGGCACAGACATGTGGGCTTATGCTGGCGCCTTCGAGGAAGATCAGTTAGGCGACGTGATTGCCTATATTCGCTCGCTCAAACCATAAGCCCAGTTCATCTTGAGCAGTTCTCATTGGTTGAACTGCCAGAAGGAAGTTGGACAGGCTGAGCTTGGCCGGGGGGAGTCATCGTCTCACCAAATGGTACAGGGAAGTCGAGGGCCTTCCCCGACTCTGCCCAAACCGGCTACCTAACTCGCACGTCTCAAACGGGAATTGGCTCAGGTCACCGAGGAGCGCGACATTGTCGGAACTGCACAAGCGGATACCGCGCAGGAAGATCACCTATCTCTGGTCTTGAGTTCGATTGTTCCAAAATGGGTCTCGCCAGATAGAGCCTGCCCCACGCGCGGCCGGTTATTTCAGTCAGGATTCCCTTGCGCTGAAGATAACTCACAGCCTGCCTCGCGGTGGGGTTAGTCACACCAAGTATCTTCTCAGCTCTCGCCACCGACATATATGGATTGAGGAAAAGCTCATCCAAGAGAGCCAGAGCTTTTGGCTTCTCACGGACTCGCGATCGAAACTTCTCTCTCAGGTCCATCAAGCGACCGGCTTGGCCAACCGCCTCAAGCGCGATTTCGTTGACCCCCTTGATGAAGAACCGCAGCCAGCCGATCCAGTCACCATGCGTCCGGAC harbors:
- a CDS encoding hypothetical protein (possible pseudo, frameshifted) → MNSFEAIHPFLDGNGRVGRLLITLFLVERARLRQPLLSLSAYLEAHRHDYYDLLQRVRTHGDWIGWLRFFIKGVNEIALEAVGQAGRLMDLREKFRSRVREKPKALALLDELFLNPYMSVARAEKILGVTNPTARQAVSYLQRKGILTEITGRAWGRLYLARPILEQSNSRPEIGDLPARYPLVQFRQCRAPR
- a CDS encoding pyridine nucleotide-disulfide oxidoreductase, producing the protein MARVVILGASIGGLPAAYEARLLLDKKHKVTVVSNVDYFHFVPSNPWVAVGWRTRKDISFPLAPVLAKKGIEFIHAAAERIEPEQNRLVTAKGEVPYDYLIIATGPKLNFPAVAGLGPSGYTQSVCTVDHAEQAWGLYQSFLKDPGPVVVGAAQGASCFGPAYEMAFILDADLRKKRIRKKVPIYFVTPEPYVGHMGLAGVGKSRRLMEDEFAEHAIKPIYNTAIKEIQPGKVLLEDGQEVPFRYSMLIPPFSGVDAVASTVGLCNPKGFVNIDDKQANPKFKNIYAVGVCVAIPPVEQTPIPTGAPKTGYMIESMVSAAVHNIKADIDNEAKRETATWNAICLADMGDTGMAFVALPQMAPRNVTWAKKGKWVHLAKVGLEKYFLHKMKRGVSEPFYEKAILKAVGITKLERST
- a CDS encoding cytochrome, whose protein sequence is MGRLYAALHGLNKVVRGTIVILMRGFSLLAVVVVLGVSPPALVASPKKGNTKTGEKLYVASCQICHGPAGNGNPDMTAYYLTPLPDLSAKKTQDKTDAQLRSIILKGHGTDMWAYAGAFEEDQLGDVIAYIRSLKP
- the qcrA gene encoding menaquinol-cytochrome C reductase iron-sulfur subunit; the protein is MEPYKNEMSTEHRVEAGVEGQQALGGRRTFFGWVTGVAASLIGLGLAVPLLGYVISPALKRRDKPWVAVGSVGGLPVEQPTQLDHMSTIKDGYVETKSHKAVWAVKQAGGDITVFSPLCTHLGCGYHWDASEREFKCPCHGSVYDIEGHVLAGPAPRPLDVLPSKVEDGTLFVTYKEFKAGLAKKVEI